From a region of the Rhipicephalus microplus isolate Deutch F79 chromosome X, USDA_Rmic, whole genome shotgun sequence genome:
- the LOC142775488 gene encoding uncharacterized protein LOC142775488, which translates to MATKQIGKGQTALNDFWAAMNVSHRGLHHKTFQKHLKKFREPQTQCIENFYAESASAVKATYKEMDQYFTRDITVCYDGTWHKRGHTSHIGVGAIIEYHTGLILDAVVLSNQCLGCQVGPKPGDADYACWLENHVCQKNTDSKSGRMEVEAAIILFSRSLSKHNLRCTTLVSDGDSAAFSALVQENVYGLVPISKEECLNHVQKRMGTALRNLVQKSDKALGGKGRLTKALIDKLTDYYGWALRNNSDDVAAMRRAVMASYHHVTSTDEEPHHDLCPEGADSWCRHNASKITGVPPPKHSYKLPRYVADALLPIYKRLSQASLLQRCLGAKTQNASESFHSVLWSLMPKEQHASLIAVETALHDAVLRYNAGCYRATQELASSVGLTPGHLAIQRAAEKDSQRLKKAKKRSLEKMERRQRKRVPSDTSSYAAGSF; encoded by the coding sequence AtggcaacaaaacaaataggcaagggacaaacagctctcaacgacttttgggcagcgatgaatgtgtcccatcgtggcctccatcacaagacctttcagaagcacctgaagaaattcagggaaccgcagacacaatgcatagaaaatttctatgcagaatctgcttctgctgtaaaagccacttacaaagaaatggatcaatatttcaccagggatataacagtttgttatgatggaacatggcacaagcgtgggcacacatcccatattggagtcggggcaattatcgaataccatacgggccttatcttggacgccgttgttctgtctaatcagtgccttggttgccaagtagggccaaagcctggagacgcagactatgcatgctggctggagaatcatgtgtgccagaaaaacaccgactctaaatcagggagaatggaggttgaggcagctatcatcctcttttcacgctcactgtcgaagcacaacctccgttgcacaacgctcgtgtctgatggagatagtgccgccttctctgcccttgtacaagaaaatgtttatggactggtccccatttcaaaagaggaatgcctgaaccacgttcagaagaggatggggactgcacttcgcaaccttgtgcagaaaagtgacaaggctttgggagggaagggcaggctgacaaaggccctcatcgacaagttgacagattattatggctgggccctacggaacaattccgatgatgtggctgcaatgcggcgggcagtgatggcatcgtaccaccatgtgacgtcgacggatgaggagccgcaccacgacttgtgcccagagggtgcagactcctggtgtcgtcacaatgccagcaagattaccggtgttccacctccgaagcattcgtacaagctgccacgctatgttgcagatgcacttctacccatttataagaggctctcacaggcttctcttctgcaacgctgcctgggagcaaagacgcagaatgcatcagagtcctttcactctgtgctgtggtccctcatgcccaaagagcagcatgcgtcactgattgctgtggagacagcactgcatgatgcagtgctaagatacaatgctggctgctacagggccacccaagagctagcttcatcagtggggctaacacctggccacctggccattcaacgggcagccgagaaagattcTCAGCGCTTGAAAAAGGCCAAGAAGCGATCCCTAGAGAAGATGGAAAGGCGGCAAAGAAAGAGAGTGCCAAGCGACACCTCCAGTTACGCTGCAGGTTCATTTTAG